In Candidatus Desulfatibia profunda, a genomic segment contains:
- a CDS encoding 4Fe-4S dicluster domain-containing protein codes for MKKAKKYGMVIDLDKCTGCGSCMVACMAENNVPFKEDETDKLLSITWMRVYKLSNGKPFPEIQVCYLPRPCMHCEGQHEGHSPCVSVCPAIATDYSTETGIVSQIYTRCFGCRYCMASCPYHARYFNWWDPVWPDGMEKYLNPKVSPRMRGVVEKCSFCYHRYQLAKERAYMEGRRELAENEYQTACTQACPSGAIVFGDLNNPKHAVHKLKKDPHAFRLLERLGTNPKVYYLSSREWIRQAGDTYLKIQGKTEKAVHHG; via the coding sequence ATGAAAAAAGCCAAAAAATATGGAATGGTCATCGACCTGGACAAATGTACAGGATGCGGCTCCTGCATGGTGGCTTGTATGGCTGAAAACAATGTCCCTTTCAAGGAAGATGAGACCGATAAACTGCTTAGCATAACCTGGATGCGTGTTTATAAGTTGAGCAACGGCAAACCGTTTCCGGAAATACAAGTTTGCTATCTTCCCAGGCCTTGCATGCACTGTGAAGGTCAGCATGAAGGTCATTCACCCTGCGTATCGGTCTGCCCGGCAATTGCCACGGACTACAGCACGGAAACCGGAATTGTCAGCCAGATATACACCCGCTGCTTTGGATGCCGCTACTGCATGGCGTCCTGCCCCTATCACGCCCGGTATTTCAACTGGTGGGACCCGGTCTGGCCCGACGGCATGGAAAAATATCTAAACCCCAAGGTTTCACCCCGCATGCGCGGTGTCGTCGAAAAGTGCAGCTTTTGCTACCACCGCTACCAGCTCGCCAAAGAAAGGGCCTATATGGAAGGACGGCGCGAATTGGCGGAAAATGAATATCAGACGGCATGCACCCAGGCCTGCCCCTCCGGAGCCATTGTATTCGGCGACTTGAACAACCCCAAGCATGCGGTCCATAAACTGAAAAAGGACCCCCATGCATTCCGGCTGCTGGAAAGACTGGGTACCAACCCCAAAGTTTACTATCTGTCAAGCCGGGAGTGGATCAGGCAGGCCGGTGATACATATCTTAAGATCCAAGGCAAGACTGAAAAGGCGGTACACCACGGTTAA
- a CDS encoding molybdopterin-dependent oxidoreductase → MKIDRRSFLSFLIGGAAGTTLSPLPWKLTDDSSIWSQMWPWTPVPEDGEISYVNSTCTLCPGRCGITVRKIENRAIKIEGLKGHPVNDGGICLLGLAGLQLLYGPTRVQTPLKRAGARGSGHWQKISWNEAISEVVKQLGDLRAGGQPHTVGLITGSDCGTVPGLLARFMTVYGSPNMMRSPSMLDSYELTLHLMQGVQAVPGFDLENADFILSFGSGIIDGWGSPVRMFKANSNWRRNGGKVIQVEPRLSNTAAKSDRWIPIKPGTEGALALGLAHVIIQESLYRADFVDKHSAGFDDFKQLVLDKYSPPEVATITDIDEKDIVGLARDFARAAKPLAICGRGRGTLPGSLDEFTAVHALNALVGNINQKGGVWAVPEIDYINWPEVNMDAVAAAGMQNERLDGAGSNMYPHTRYLLDRLPEAIASKETSPLQALLVAGANPLYTMPDSTAVKKAFDKIPFVVSFASYMDETARHADLILPNHVYLERYEDIPTPAGLQKPMISLARPVVAPQLNTKHLGDVIICIAKALGGNIADAFPWSSYQTCLEVSLGDKWESLHAKGFWLDQNFMAPAWESSFETASRKFEFANKAAGFMPGFTPLKIEGEETSYPLVLIPYDSIQLASGFIGAPPFAIKTVADTVLKGKDVFVELNSETAGKYGLREGQSTLLSTPRGQAKVKVHLFDGIKPGIVALPRGLGHTAYDKFLAGKGINFNELIGPIEDPASGLDAAWGIMAKLSRA, encoded by the coding sequence ATGAAAATTGACAGAAGAAGTTTTTTGTCGTTTTTAATTGGCGGCGCAGCAGGGACCACCCTTTCGCCGTTACCGTGGAAGTTGACGGACGACAGCTCCATATGGAGTCAGATGTGGCCGTGGACACCGGTGCCGGAAGATGGAGAGATCAGTTACGTAAATTCTACCTGTACTCTCTGCCCTGGTCGTTGCGGGATTACGGTCCGCAAAATCGAAAATCGGGCCATAAAGATAGAGGGGCTGAAAGGTCACCCCGTAAATGACGGCGGGATATGTCTTCTGGGACTGGCAGGCCTTCAACTGCTTTACGGCCCCACCAGAGTGCAGACACCTTTGAAAAGAGCGGGTGCGAGGGGTTCCGGGCACTGGCAAAAGATTTCCTGGAACGAGGCCATATCAGAAGTGGTAAAGCAGCTTGGCGACTTAAGGGCCGGCGGCCAACCCCATACCGTTGGGTTGATAACGGGATCAGATTGCGGAACCGTACCCGGGCTCCTTGCCAGGTTCATGACCGTATACGGTTCGCCGAATATGATGCGGAGCCCCTCGATGCTGGATTCTTATGAGCTTACCCTGCACCTGATGCAGGGCGTTCAGGCAGTTCCGGGGTTCGATCTTGAAAATGCCGACTTTATTCTTAGCTTCGGCAGCGGGATCATCGACGGCTGGGGGTCGCCGGTTCGGATGTTTAAGGCCAACAGCAATTGGCGCCGCAACGGCGGGAAAGTTATCCAGGTCGAGCCGCGCCTTTCCAATACCGCTGCCAAATCCGATCGATGGATTCCCATAAAGCCGGGAACCGAAGGAGCTCTGGCATTGGGACTTGCCCATGTTATTATTCAAGAATCATTATACCGTGCCGACTTTGTCGATAAACATTCCGCGGGATTTGATGATTTCAAGCAGCTTGTGCTTGATAAATACAGCCCGCCTGAGGTGGCAACGATTACAGACATCGACGAGAAAGATATCGTCGGTTTGGCCCGTGACTTTGCACGGGCTGCAAAGCCTTTGGCAATTTGCGGCCGCGGCCGGGGAACTCTGCCCGGCAGCCTTGATGAATTTACAGCGGTCCATGCCTTAAACGCCCTGGTCGGCAATATCAACCAAAAGGGCGGAGTCTGGGCCGTCCCCGAAATCGACTATATCAATTGGCCGGAAGTTAACATGGATGCCGTTGCTGCCGCCGGTATGCAGAACGAGCGCCTGGATGGTGCCGGAAGCAACATGTATCCTCATACCCGTTATTTGCTGGACCGGTTGCCCGAGGCCATCGCTTCTAAAGAAACATCTCCCTTGCAGGCGCTTTTGGTAGCAGGCGCCAATCCCCTGTATACCATGCCGGACAGCACGGCTGTGAAAAAAGCTTTTGACAAAATTCCCTTTGTGGTAAGTTTTGCTTCCTACATGGATGAAACAGCCCGACACGCCGATCTTATTCTCCCGAACCATGTTTACCTGGAACGCTACGAAGATATCCCCACTCCGGCAGGGCTGCAGAAGCCGATGATCAGCCTGGCAAGACCGGTGGTAGCACCCCAGTTGAACACCAAACATTTAGGTGATGTCATTATCTGCATTGCCAAGGCGTTGGGCGGAAATATTGCGGACGCTTTCCCGTGGAGCAGTTATCAAACATGCCTTGAAGTATCTTTGGGCGACAAGTGGGAGAGCTTGCATGCAAAAGGTTTCTGGCTTGACCAAAATTTCATGGCTCCGGCCTGGGAATCATCGTTTGAGACAGCTTCCAGAAAATTCGAGTTTGCAAACAAGGCTGCCGGTTTCATGCCGGGATTCACGCCCTTAAAGATCGAAGGCGAGGAAACGTCTTATCCGCTTGTACTGATTCCTTATGATTCCATCCAGCTTGCCAGCGGTTTTATCGGTGCTCCGCCCTTTGCGATCAAGACGGTTGCGGATACCGTCCTTAAAGGCAAAGACGTTTTTGTCGAGCTGAACTCCGAAACAGCCGGAAAATATGGCCTGCGAGAGGGCCAATCGACCTTGTTAAGCACGCCCAGGGGCCAAGCAAAAGTTAAAGTGCATCTTTTTGACGGCATCAAACCCGGGATTGTCGCTCTGCCGCGAGGACTGGGTCATACCGCTTACGACAAGTTTTTGGCCGGCAAGGGCATCAATTTTAATGAACTCATCGGTCCGATAGAAGATCCTGCCTCCGGTCTTGATGCGGCTTGGGGGATTATGGCAAAGCTTAGCAGGGCATAG